In the Candidatus Thermoplasmatota archaeon genome, one interval contains:
- a CDS encoding bifunctional lysine ketoglutarate reductase /saccharopine dehydrogenase family protein: protein MVLTMGLRREDKNRWERRTPLIPKHIKELKEKHGIQTFIQPSKIRVFSEKEYLDAGAQTSDDLSPCSVVFAVKEIPVDFFEKGKTYVFFAHVIKGQKHNIPMLKKMMELGCNLIDYEKIVDKNGKRLVFFGRYAGIAGMVDTLWVFGQRLKWEHIDSPFSKIKQTLSYKNLDDIRRHLTDVGKEINKKGLAKPITPMVIGLTGYGNVSKGAQEILDMLPVQNVEPDELESVYRNPSNKVIYKVVFKEEHMVEPINSSKGFDLQDYYNNPENYRPVFERYVPYLSVLVNCIFWSSRYPRLITKKYIKNAFKDKLRLKVVGDISADVNGAIEFTEKNTSPDNPVFVYNPFIDKIQDGFTGEGVVVMAVDNLPCELPVESSESFSEALLPFVPAIMEADYDVSDFDKLVLPPEIKNAVILYHGKLTPNYSYINKFL, encoded by the coding sequence ATGGTTTTAACAATGGGTTTACGCAGAGAAGACAAAAACCGCTGGGAGAGACGCACCCCACTGATACCAAAGCACATAAAAGAGTTAAAAGAAAAACATGGCATACAGACATTTATCCAGCCATCTAAGATACGTGTTTTCTCTGAAAAAGAATACCTTGATGCTGGTGCGCAAACAAGTGATGATTTATCTCCCTGTTCTGTTGTTTTTGCAGTTAAAGAGATACCAGTTGATTTTTTTGAAAAAGGTAAAACCTATGTTTTTTTTGCCCATGTGATAAAAGGTCAGAAACACAATATACCTATGCTTAAAAAAATGATGGAACTGGGATGTAATTTAATTGATTATGAAAAGATAGTTGATAAAAACGGTAAACGCCTTGTTTTCTTTGGTAGATACGCTGGCATAGCTGGCATGGTCGACACTTTATGGGTTTTTGGTCAGCGTCTTAAATGGGAGCACATTGACTCGCCTTTTAGTAAAATTAAACAAACCCTTAGTTACAAAAACCTAGATGATATCAGGAGACATTTAACTGATGTCGGTAAAGAGATTAATAAAAAAGGTTTAGCAAAACCAATCACACCAATGGTTATTGGGCTTACTGGTTATGGGAATGTATCAAAGGGTGCGCAGGAGATCCTTGATATGTTACCAGTTCAGAATGTTGAGCCAGATGAGCTAGAATCTGTTTACAGGAATCCCTCAAACAAGGTTATCTACAAGGTGGTTTTCAAAGAAGAGCATATGGTCGAGCCTATTAATTCTAGTAAAGGTTTTGATTTACAGGATTATTACAACAACCCAGAGAATTATCGTCCTGTTTTTGAGCGGTATGTACCATATTTGTCTGTTCTTGTTAACTGCATTTTTTGGAGTAGTCGTTATCCTCGTCTTATAACAAAAAAATACATTAAAAATGCTTTTAAAGACAAACTGAGATTGAAGGTGGTTGGTGATATCAGCGCTGATGTAAATGGTGCTATAGAGTTCACTGAAAAAAACACTTCTCCGGATAACCCTGTTTTTGTTTATAACCCTTTTATTGATAAGATCCAAGATGGGTTTACTGGTGAGGGTGTTGTTGTTATGGCTGTTGATAACCTCCCATGTGAGCTTCCTGTTGAGTCTTCTGAGAGCTTCAGTGAAGCCCTACTACCTTTTGTACCAGCTATCATGGAAGCTGATTACGATGTTAGTGATTTTGATAAACTGGTTTTGCCCCCTGAGATAAAAAACGCGGTTATATTATATCATGGTAAACTTACTCCTAATTATAGTTATATCAACAAATTTTTATAA
- a CDS encoding Dna2/Cas4 domain-containing protein has product MSRKTYRNIDILRKKHKILEGKIVYSDLKALAKPLFSRRYMLTGKPDYVVRRDKYYIPVEVKTGVYDEPQRSHVFQLAAYCQLLEDAYGGFVPYGVLVYGDSHQYKIPFNPRIRFELDSTVKTMRYIMRTGNVVRNHDDVRRCIGCSMRTYCEIKML; this is encoded by the coding sequence ATGTCGAGAAAAACATATAGAAATATAGATATTCTAAGAAAAAAGCATAAGATCCTGGAGGGGAAAATCGTTTACTCTGATCTCAAAGCGTTGGCTAAACCACTGTTTTCTAGGAGATATATGTTAACTGGTAAACCGGATTATGTTGTGAGGAGAGATAAATATTATATTCCTGTTGAGGTGAAAACCGGTGTGTATGATGAGCCGCAGAGAAGTCATGTTTTTCAGCTTGCAGCATATTGTCAGCTTTTGGAGGATGCCTATGGTGGTTTTGTTCCATATGGTGTGCTGGTTTATGGTGACTCGCATCAATATAAAATACCTTTTAACCCTAGGATTAGGTTTGAGTTGGATTCAACTGTTAAAACGATGAGGTATATTATGAGAACTGGGAATGTTGTTAGAAACCATGATGATGTTCGTAGATGCATTGGTTGCTCTATGAGAACTTACTGTGAGATTAAAATGTTGTGA